In Hydra vulgaris chromosome 06, alternate assembly HydraT2T_AEP, a genomic segment contains:
- the LOC100214946 gene encoding REST corepressor 2 isoform X2, with the protein MVRSSEIDEEKKSDKITKEGTKNEKGMRVGSRYQAEIPELYLDKVVDDENTYLEPLLVWSPYDKINDNKLEEYLTTAKDKYGYSIEQALGMLFWHKYDVDKAKDDLKNFTPLPDEWSMEDRVVFDQSFHSYGKHFPRIKQQLPDKSIGSLVKYYYTWKKNRNKKSLMDKAEKREINMINGLFADDTDGENESSDSEYEPNEKKLKTSKNGEKLSSPTDNKPSPMLSTNCVNCAGVTSQMNSTPRGKMCVPCYDYWRRTGNMRPKDSDDQISLYHGPQHKLKRKPPKGMQLKQEALIEVAQAHGDSHIRPLEVELINLRRQLLTDRQIIQEQEFILSSRVGKCRPPEMNQKLNPRWTNEELLIAVQCVRRYGQDFNAMAEVIGNKNESHCRSFFINYRRRFNLIEILREYEKENNVPRSNDIWDEEDADSIDNNLTHHQDQSHPPPLRRQVDHIQITESLKGPPPLVNNM; encoded by the exons ATGGTAAGATCTTCTGAAATTGACGAAGAAAAAAAGTCAGATAAGATTACCAAGGAAGGGACAAAGAATG AAAAAGGAATGCGAGTTGGCTCACGTTATCAAGCTGAAATACCAGAATTATATCTAG ATAAAGTTGTTGATGATGAAAATACTTATTTGGAGCCACTGTTGGTTTGGTCTCCTTATGACAAAATAAATGATAAcaaat tagaaGAATATTTAACAACAGCAAAAGATAAATATGGCTATTCAATTGAACAG gCATTAGGAATGTTATTTTGGCACAAATATGATGTTGATAAAGCTAAGGATGacctaaaaaattttactcCTCTTCCAg atgaaTGGAGTATGGAAGACAGAGTTGTGTTTGATCAGTCTTTTCATTCGTATGGCAAACATTTTCCCAGAATAAAGCAACAG CTTCCTGATAAGAGCATTGGTTCTCTGGTTAAGTATTATTACACTTggaagaaaaatagaaataaaaaaagtttaatggatAAAGCAGAAAAGCGtgaaataaatatgataaatggACTTTTTGCTGACGACACTGATGGTGAAAATGAGTCCAGTGACAGTGAGTATGAGCCAAAtgaaaaa aaattgaaaacatcaaaaaatggaGAAAAG CTTTCTTCTCCAACTGATAATAAACCCAGTCCAATGTTATCAACAAATTGTGTAAATTGTGCTGGTGTAACATCTCAAATGAATTCCACACCTCGTGGAAAAATGTGTGTACCCTGTTACGATTACTGGag gaGAACTGGTAATATGCGACCTAAGGATAGTGATGATCAGATATCTTTATACCATGGTCCACAGCACAAGCTTAAACGAAAACCACCAAAG GGAATGCAATTAAAGCAGGAAGCACTAATTGAAGTTGCTCAAGCTCATGGAGATTCTCACATACGTCCTTTAGAAGTAGAGCTAATTAACTTGCGTCGTCAGTTACTTACAGATCGTCAAATAATTCAAGAGCAAGAATTTATATTAAGTAGTAGAGTAGGAAAATGCAGACCCCCTGAG atGAACCAAAAATTAAATCCTCGTTGGACAAACGAAGAACTTCTTATTGCAGTGCAGT GTGTGCGACGTTACGGTCAAGACTTTAACGCAATGGCAGAAGTTATAGGAAACAAGAATGAAAGCCATTGTCGTAGTTTCTTCATTAATTATCGTCGACGATTTAATTTAATAGAGATACTTCGagaatatgaaaaagaaaataatgttcCTCGCTCCAATGATATCTGGGATGAAGAAGATGCTGATTCTATTGATAACAATCTTACGCATCATCAAG ATCAATCGCATCCTCCACCTCTGCGACGCCAAGTCGATCATATACAAATAACAGAATCTCTAAAAGGACCACCCCCTCTCGTTAACAACATGTGA